In a genomic window of Methylobacter sp. YRD-M1:
- the murD gene encoding UDP-N-acetylmuramoyl-L-alanine--D-glutamate ligase, which translates to MDKTAITELLKKNFALDPQTAKVLVVGLGVTGISAARYLQNLGIKFAIVDSRAKPPLLEEFSQQMPDAAVFTGGFDEAAFKVATHLVVSPGVSLNENAIVKAIANGARVVSDIDLFACSVDVPVVAITGSNGKSTVTTMLGEMAKEAGKRVGVGGNLGTPALDLLAQDAEMYVLELSSFQLERTTVFNAAAATVLNVSADHLDRHADMAGYAVEKRRVFDGNGVMVINVDDPIVNAMKNAGRKMLTFSINSMKANFYLAAKNGKEYLMHNDTPLMPLAELPLEGRHNAANALAALALGTAVGLDEQVMCRALQKFKGLAHRMQRVAEIRGVTWVNDSKATNIGACVAALQGYDRKVILIAGGDAKGADMNELTPVIKEKAKSVVLMGKDAGLIEQALNGCVPVYSAENIVQAVQIAANLADAGESVLLSPACASLDQFKNYQDRGEKFTKAVLELVA; encoded by the coding sequence ATGGATAAGACAGCGATTACAGAATTGTTAAAAAAGAATTTTGCGCTGGATCCGCAGACTGCCAAGGTGTTAGTGGTCGGCCTTGGCGTAACAGGAATTTCAGCGGCACGTTATTTACAAAATCTGGGCATTAAGTTCGCTATCGTCGATAGCCGGGCTAAACCGCCGCTATTGGAGGAGTTCTCCCAGCAGATGCCTGACGCCGCAGTTTTTACCGGCGGATTTGATGAAGCGGCTTTTAAGGTGGCTACGCATCTGGTCGTCAGTCCCGGTGTGTCGCTTAATGAGAATGCTATTGTCAAAGCCATTGCCAACGGCGCGAGAGTCGTCAGCGATATTGATCTGTTTGCCTGCTCTGTTGATGTGCCGGTTGTTGCGATTACCGGTTCCAACGGTAAAAGCACCGTGACAACCATGCTCGGCGAAATGGCGAAAGAAGCCGGCAAACGCGTGGGCGTAGGCGGAAATCTCGGGACACCGGCTCTGGATTTGCTGGCGCAGGATGCAGAAATGTATGTGCTGGAGCTTTCAAGCTTTCAGCTGGAAAGAACCACCGTTTTCAATGCAGCGGCTGCTACCGTGCTTAATGTATCGGCGGATCATCTGGACAGGCATGCCGACATGGCCGGCTACGCTGTGGAAAAACGCAGGGTTTTCGATGGCAATGGCGTTATGGTCATTAATGTTGATGACCCTATTGTCAATGCGATGAAAAATGCGGGCAGAAAAATGCTCACATTTTCTATCAATAGCATGAAGGCAAATTTTTACCTTGCAGCGAAAAATGGCAAGGAATATCTGATGCACAATGATACGCCACTGATGCCGCTGGCCGAGTTGCCGCTTGAAGGCCGGCATAACGCGGCAAATGCGCTGGCTGCTCTGGCACTGGGCACCGCTGTCGGATTGGATGAACAGGTTATGTGCCGGGCATTGCAGAAGTTTAAAGGGCTGGCGCACCGCATGCAGCGTGTCGCTGAGATACGCGGCGTGACCTGGGTCAATGATTCAAAGGCAACCAATATCGGCGCCTGCGTAGCGGCTTTACAGGGTTATGACCGCAAAGTCATTCTGATTGCCGGAGGCGATGCCAAAGGTGCCGATATGAATGAGTTGACGCCTGTTATCAAAGAAAAAGCCAAAAGCGTCGTGTTGATGGGCAAGGATGCGGGACTGATCGAGCAGGCGCTCAATGGCTGTGTACCCGTTTATTCCGCTGAAAATATCGTTCAAGCGGTGCAGATCGCCGCTAATCTTGCTGATGCCGGTGAAAGCGTATTGCTTTCTCCAGCTTGCGCCAGTCTTGATCAGTTTAAAAATTATCAGGATCGCGGCGAGAAATTTACCAAAGCGGTGCTGGAGCTGGTTGCATGA
- the mraY gene encoding phospho-N-acetylmuramoyl-pentapeptide-transferase, with translation MLVYLADYLMTFEGGFRVFHYLTFRAILGALTALMISFIVGPVMIRKLSRNKIGQSVRECGPQTHYEKSGTPTMGGTLILVAIAISTLLWADLGNRYIWVIMLVTMGYGVIGFVDDYRKVIRRNSDGLSAKAKYFWQSAIGLVAAVFLYKTAVLPAETQFIVPFFKSIMLDMGWMYVVLAYFVIVGSSNAVNLTDGLDGLAIMPTVMVASGLGIFAYLSGHVTFAEYLAIPYLPNAGELIVFCAALVGAGLGFLWFNAYPAMVFMGDVGALALGGALGVLAILVRQEVVLMIMGGVFVMETVSVIIQVASFKTTGKRVFRMAPIHHHFELKGWPEPRVIVRFWIITVILVLIGLATLKLR, from the coding sequence ATGTTAGTTTATTTGGCAGATTATTTAATGACATTCGAAGGCGGCTTTCGGGTTTTTCACTACCTGACATTTCGCGCCATTCTCGGAGCATTAACTGCATTGATGATTTCCTTCATCGTCGGGCCGGTGATGATCAGAAAACTAAGCCGCAACAAGATCGGGCAGAGTGTTCGTGAATGCGGTCCGCAAACGCATTATGAGAAATCAGGAACCCCGACCATGGGCGGAACCCTGATTCTGGTGGCGATTGCCATCAGTACTTTACTGTGGGCCGATCTCGGCAATCGCTATATCTGGGTCATCATGCTGGTCACCATGGGCTACGGTGTTATCGGTTTCGTCGATGACTATCGGAAAGTGATCCGCCGCAACAGTGACGGCTTATCGGCTAAAGCCAAGTATTTCTGGCAATCCGCGATCGGGCTGGTGGCCGCGGTTTTTCTGTATAAAACAGCCGTGCTGCCGGCGGAAACGCAATTTATCGTGCCGTTCTTCAAGAGCATCATGCTCGATATGGGCTGGATGTATGTGGTGTTGGCCTATTTTGTCATTGTCGGCAGCAGCAATGCCGTTAATTTAACCGACGGCCTGGACGGGCTGGCTATCATGCCGACCGTCATGGTGGCTTCCGGGTTGGGAATTTTTGCCTATCTGTCCGGGCATGTGACGTTTGCCGAATATTTGGCAATTCCTTATCTGCCTAATGCCGGAGAGTTGATTGTATTTTGCGCTGCTTTGGTGGGCGCCGGATTGGGCTTTTTGTGGTTTAACGCTTATCCCGCGATGGTGTTTATGGGCGATGTAGGCGCGCTGGCGCTGGGCGGAGCTTTAGGCGTATTGGCAATACTCGTTAGACAAGAAGTTGTGCTGATGATTATGGGCGGTGTTTTCGTCATGGAAACGGTATCCGTGATTATCCAGGTTGCCTCTTTCAAGACGACAGGAAAACGCGTTTTCCGCATGGCGCCGATTCATCATCATTTTGAGTTGAAAGGTTGGCCCGAACCTCGGGTTATCGTTCGTTTCTGGATCATCACCGTAATTCTGGTGCTGATCGGTCTGGCAACTTTGAAATTGAGATAA
- the mraZ gene encoding division/cell wall cluster transcriptional repressor MraZ, whose product MFRGISSINLDDKGRLAIPTRYREELQECCDRQMVVTVAVDERCVGEHGCLWLYPLPEWEKLEQTISKLPTLNKMAGKLRRFVIGNASECDMDGQGRLLLPEKLRTYARMDKKIVLVGQLNKFEIWNEEAWTAKENEWLSGDDDEGLEDLGSLSF is encoded by the coding sequence TTGTTTCGAGGTATCAGCTCAATCAATCTTGATGATAAAGGGCGTCTTGCCATTCCAACGCGTTATCGTGAGGAATTGCAGGAGTGCTGCGATCGTCAGATGGTTGTGACAGTTGCCGTGGATGAGCGATGTGTCGGAGAGCACGGCTGTTTATGGCTTTATCCGCTGCCTGAATGGGAAAAACTCGAACAAACGATTAGTAAATTACCCACCTTGAATAAAATGGCTGGTAAGTTAAGACGCTTCGTTATCGGCAACGCTTCTGAGTGCGATATGGACGGGCAGGGGCGATTGTTATTGCCTGAAAAACTCAGGACGTATGCGCGCATGGACAAGAAAATTGTTCTGGTTGGCCAGCTTAATAAGTTTGAAATCTGGAACGAAGAGGCATGGACGGCAAAAGAAAATGAATGGCTCAGTGGCGATGATGACGAAGGGTTGGAAGATCTAGGGTCATTATCTTTTTAA
- a CDS encoding UDP-N-acetylmuramoyl-L-alanyl-D-glutamate--2,6-diaminopimelate ligase — protein sequence MKLKDLLSGLALVDDELTITGLALDSRAIVVGNAFIALSGSAQHGLMHVGQAVANGARAVIFDPAGQGRQLAERVGDIPAIPVDNLGPRLGEIAARFYDDPSQRLDVIGITGTNGKTSCSQFLSQLMDDCGIIGTLGWGEWGRLNKTLNTTPDALAVQYILAELAKAKKQTVAMEVSSHGLEQGRVNGVHFKGAVFTNISRDHLDYHGSMAAYVEAKLALLHKPGLAFAVVNLDDEYSEQIIAAAPESVAIWGFSAKGKTEGPGEKVNAEHILHQTDGIEFDVRWRHAQQRVKVPLYGDFNIENVLTVLTVMLAMGLTLADAADRLKRIEPVAGRMERLGGEGEPLIFVDYAHTPDALDKVLSSVRKHCKEALWVVFGCGGNRDTGKRPQMGACAERWADHVIVTDDNPRFENGLDIVNDILTGCSLGKVEVIQNREQAIQKAVARAGANDCIVIAGKGHEQYQEINGVKIPFSDNQAVIDALKARAAQ from the coding sequence ATGAAGCTGAAGGATTTATTATCTGGGCTGGCGCTCGTCGACGATGAATTGACGATTACGGGTTTGGCGCTTGATAGCCGAGCAATTGTTGTCGGTAATGCATTTATTGCCCTGAGTGGGTCTGCGCAGCACGGATTGATGCATGTCGGCCAGGCTGTTGCGAATGGCGCCCGTGCCGTGATTTTTGACCCGGCCGGGCAGGGCAGACAATTGGCGGAGCGGGTCGGCGATATACCGGCCATTCCAGTAGACAATCTGGGACCGCGGCTGGGTGAAATCGCCGCGCGTTTTTACGATGATCCATCGCAGCGGCTCGATGTTATCGGTATTACCGGTACAAATGGAAAAACCTCGTGCAGTCAGTTTTTAAGTCAGCTGATGGACGACTGCGGCATTATCGGAACGCTTGGCTGGGGCGAGTGGGGCAGACTCAATAAAACCCTTAACACGACGCCCGACGCCCTGGCCGTTCAGTACATACTGGCTGAGCTGGCAAAGGCTAAAAAACAAACGGTTGCAATGGAAGTTTCCTCGCACGGTTTGGAGCAGGGCCGCGTTAACGGCGTACATTTTAAAGGCGCCGTCTTTACGAACATCAGCCGCGATCATCTCGATTATCACGGTTCGATGGCGGCTTATGTTGAGGCCAAGCTGGCATTATTGCACAAGCCCGGCCTGGCTTTCGCGGTAGTGAATCTGGACGATGAATACAGCGAACAGATCATAGCGGCTGCGCCTGAATCGGTCGCCATCTGGGGATTTAGCGCCAAAGGGAAAACAGAAGGGCCCGGCGAAAAAGTGAATGCAGAACACATCCTGCATCAAACCGACGGCATCGAGTTTGACGTACGTTGGCGGCACGCGCAGCAACGGGTGAAAGTGCCGTTATACGGCGATTTCAATATAGAGAATGTCCTGACTGTGTTGACCGTCATGTTGGCGATGGGACTTACATTGGCAGATGCCGCTGACAGGTTGAAGCGCATCGAGCCGGTGGCTGGACGCATGGAGCGCTTGGGCGGAGAGGGTGAACCTCTGATTTTTGTCGATTATGCCCATACGCCGGATGCGCTGGACAAGGTTTTATCCAGCGTCAGGAAGCATTGCAAAGAAGCTTTATGGGTGGTTTTCGGCTGCGGCGGCAACAGAGATACCGGCAAGCGTCCGCAAATGGGAGCCTGCGCAGAACGCTGGGCGGATCATGTGATTGTTACGGATGACAATCCGCGTTTTGAAAATGGACTCGATATAGTGAATGACATATTGACTGGTTGCAGTTTGGGTAAGGTTGAAGTGATTCAAAACAGAGAACAGGCGATACAAAAAGCGGTAGCTAGGGCGGGCGCAAACGATTGCATCGTGATTGCCGGCAAAGGCCATGAGCAGTATCAGGAGATCAATGGCGTAAAAATACCGTTCAGCGACAATCAAGCTGTGATTGATGCATTAAAAGCGAGAGCAGCGCAATGA
- the rsmH gene encoding 16S rRNA (cytosine(1402)-N(4))-methyltransferase RsmH yields the protein MKHLPVMFAEALQQLAIKQDGIYLDCTFGRGGHSQGILDQLGPSGRLLAFDRDVDAVNSEYAKAMLKDKRFQLMHNCFSELENIVISEGLAGHVDGILMDLGVSSPQLDNPERGFSFLRDGPLDMRMNGNAGVSAAQWLMTVDEQDLVKVLFEYGEERFARRIARAVIERRAQSPIATTGQLAALIEEAVPVKEKHKHPATRTFQAIRIEINRELEELKDVLQQSARVLKPGGRLVVISFHSLEDRIVKRFIRDESGAKYDPGKLPVKEVDIDKGLFKKVGKALKAGKQETAQNPRARSAIMRVAERI from the coding sequence GTGAAACATTTGCCCGTTATGTTTGCGGAAGCTCTGCAGCAGTTGGCTATAAAACAAGACGGCATCTATCTGGATTGTACATTCGGTCGAGGCGGCCACAGTCAGGGGATCTTGGATCAATTAGGCCCATCCGGGCGATTGTTGGCTTTTGACCGCGACGTTGATGCGGTTAACTCCGAATATGCAAAGGCTATGCTTAAAGATAAGCGGTTCCAGTTGATGCATAACTGTTTTTCCGAGCTGGAAAACATAGTCATCAGCGAAGGCCTGGCCGGGCATGTTGATGGGATCCTGATGGATTTGGGCGTGTCATCTCCTCAACTGGATAATCCTGAAAGGGGCTTCAGTTTTCTGCGCGACGGACCGTTGGACATGCGCATGAACGGAAATGCCGGAGTATCGGCGGCGCAGTGGTTGATGACCGTTGATGAGCAGGATCTCGTCAAAGTTTTGTTCGAATATGGCGAGGAGCGCTTCGCGCGACGCATAGCCAGGGCTGTTATCGAAAGAAGAGCCCAATCGCCCATTGCAACGACCGGACAATTAGCCGCGCTTATTGAAGAGGCCGTGCCGGTTAAAGAAAAGCATAAGCATCCTGCAACGCGTACCTTTCAAGCAATACGCATTGAAATCAACAGGGAATTGGAAGAATTAAAAGACGTCCTGCAGCAATCGGCACGGGTCCTGAAACCGGGCGGACGATTGGTAGTGATCTCTTTTCATTCGTTGGAAGATAGAATCGTAAAGCGTTTTATCAGGGACGAGTCCGGGGCGAAATATGACCCGGGCAAGCTGCCTGTCAAGGAAGTCGATATTGATAAAGGCCTTTTTAAAAAAGTAGGCAAGGCGTTAAAAGCCGGTAAGCAAGAGACTGCGCAGAACCCTAGGGCGCGCAGTGCAATTATGCGGGTAGCTGAGAGAATTTAA
- the ftsL gene encoding cell division protein FtsL produces MAVLLIMLLVSALAVIYSKYYSRLVFIEIQKQERALDQYEVEWGQLQLELTTLTEQNRVELVAREQLKLVMPLREKIIYIKP; encoded by the coding sequence ATGGCGGTTCTGCTGATTATGCTTCTGGTATCGGCGCTGGCGGTGATTTATAGCAAATACTATTCGCGGTTGGTCTTTATCGAGATTCAGAAACAGGAAAGAGCTTTGGATCAGTACGAAGTGGAATGGGGACAGTTGCAGTTGGAACTGACGACTTTAACGGAACAGAATCGGGTTGAGTTAGTCGCGCGGGAGCAATTGAAATTGGTCATGCCGTTACGGGAAAAGATCATTTATATAAAACCGTAA
- a CDS encoding UDP-N-acetylmuramoyl-tripeptide--D-alanyl-D-alanine ligase — MEMMLSDIAHCVHGQLVGQDIAISSASIDTRAIKPGQLYVAIKGHNFDGNDFVDLAEQAGAAAAIVNKGITAAMPHIVVDDTRLALAELAGAWRRKAPVSVVGMTGSNGKTTVKEMVAAILGANDPVLFTQGNLNNEIGVPLTLLRLEERHRYAVVEMGANHPGEIAYTSTHAQADVVIITNVSAAHIEGFGSLDGVARAKGEIIQTLKNDGIAVLNHDDAYFDYWKTVAGARKTLSFGLNDGADVTARAIRTEIRTSESPKADGTVSAEFITGFELATAQGFLNVNLKLAGRHNVLNALAAAAACLALGIDLQQIKQGLEGVKPVTGRLQPLVGRQGNIIIDDTYNANFASLKAGLAVLKGMPGERWVVLGAFGELGPESKKIHEEMGELLKASGVVRLLATGADTRNTVRFFGPGATFFEAQNELIDALKQELKGSESVLIKGSRAQRMENVAAALVENFRI, encoded by the coding sequence ATGGAGATGATGCTAAGCGATATTGCCCACTGTGTGCATGGACAACTTGTCGGACAGGACATAGCCATCTCATCGGCCAGTATCGATACCAGAGCCATCAAACCTGGACAGCTATATGTGGCAATCAAGGGACACAACTTCGACGGCAATGACTTCGTCGATCTGGCTGAGCAGGCCGGTGCCGCCGCAGCCATTGTGAATAAAGGAATTACGGCAGCAATGCCCCATATAGTCGTCGATGATACACGTCTGGCACTGGCTGAATTGGCTGGCGCCTGGCGTCGGAAAGCACCGGTTTCGGTAGTCGGCATGACCGGCAGCAATGGCAAGACGACGGTCAAGGAAATGGTGGCAGCCATATTGGGCGCCAATGATCCGGTATTGTTTACTCAGGGCAACCTGAACAATGAGATTGGGGTGCCTTTGACTCTGCTGAGGCTCGAAGAACGGCATCGTTATGCCGTGGTTGAGATGGGGGCAAATCATCCCGGAGAAATTGCCTATACCAGCACCCATGCCCAGGCCGATGTCGTGATCATCACGAATGTAAGTGCGGCGCATATAGAAGGTTTCGGCAGTCTGGACGGTGTCGCCCGGGCAAAAGGCGAAATCATCCAGACGCTAAAAAATGACGGCATTGCCGTGTTGAATCACGATGATGCCTATTTCGACTACTGGAAAACAGTAGCCGGAGCCAGAAAAACCCTGTCATTCGGTTTGAATGACGGTGCAGACGTGACAGCCCGGGCAATCAGGACGGAAATCCGCACCAGTGAGAGCCCCAAAGCGGATGGCACAGTTTCTGCCGAATTTATAACCGGTTTTGAGTTAGCCACAGCTCAGGGTTTTCTGAATGTGAACTTGAAACTGGCAGGGCGGCACAACGTTCTTAATGCCCTTGCGGCGGCGGCTGCCTGTCTGGCCTTGGGAATAGACCTGCAACAGATTAAACAAGGGCTGGAAGGCGTAAAACCGGTAACAGGCCGTTTGCAGCCGCTGGTAGGACGGCAAGGCAACATCATCATCGATGATACCTATAACGCGAACTTTGCCTCACTGAAAGCGGGACTGGCGGTACTGAAAGGTATGCCAGGCGAGCGCTGGGTTGTCCTGGGCGCTTTTGGCGAATTGGGGCCGGAGAGCAAAAAAATACATGAAGAAATGGGCGAACTGCTCAAAGCCAGCGGCGTCGTGCGTCTGTTGGCTACGGGCGCCGATACCAGAAATACGGTGCGGTTTTTCGGCCCGGGAGCTACTTTTTTTGAGGCCCAGAATGAGCTGATCGATGCATTAAAGCAAGAACTTAAAGGCAGCGAATCGGTTTTGATCAAAGGGTCGAGAGCGCAGCGCATGGAAAATGTAGCCGCAGCTCTGGTTGAGAATTTCAGGATTTAG
- the rsmI gene encoding 16S rRNA (cytidine(1402)-2'-O)-methyltransferase gives MSSQCGKLYVVATPIGNLADITFRAVEILKQVDLIAAEDTRHVKMLLQHYGISNKVVSLHQHNEDTASAGLLEKMRQGQSVALVSDAGTPLLSDPGMPLVRMVKDAGLEVSPVPGACALIAALSAAGLPVTKFSFEGFLPRTSSARQAFFHEKQMCPTTWVFYESSHRILASLKDMSEVLPLDRQIVIARELTKLHETIVKTNLGKALELVETDENMRKGEFVVIVDGAVVDKKEQVITPEQQKLLAVLLRECSIKTAVAMAVEITGVRKKLLYQAALDMQ, from the coding sequence ATGTCAAGTCAATGCGGCAAATTATATGTTGTTGCTACGCCGATAGGTAATTTAGCAGATATTACCTTTAGAGCGGTGGAAATATTAAAACAGGTTGATTTAATTGCCGCGGAAGATACCCGACATGTCAAAATGCTGCTACAGCATTATGGCATCAGCAATAAAGTGGTGTCACTGCATCAGCACAATGAGGATACGGCTTCGGCCGGCCTGCTGGAGAAAATGAGACAGGGTCAATCAGTCGCGCTGGTTTCAGATGCCGGTACGCCGCTGCTAAGCGATCCGGGCATGCCGTTGGTGCGCATGGTGAAAGACGCGGGACTAGAAGTATCGCCGGTGCCGGGCGCTTGCGCATTGATCGCCGCATTGTCGGCGGCGGGGCTGCCGGTTACGAAATTTTCTTTCGAAGGCTTTTTGCCCAGGACTTCATCGGCGCGGCAGGCGTTTTTTCATGAAAAACAGATGTGCCCGACCACCTGGGTATTTTATGAGTCCAGTCATCGGATTCTGGCCTCGTTAAAAGACATGTCAGAAGTACTGCCGTTGGATCGTCAGATCGTCATTGCCAGAGAATTGACCAAACTGCATGAAACCATTGTAAAGACCAACTTGGGCAAGGCGCTGGAATTGGTCGAGACCGACGAAAATATGAGAAAGGGCGAGTTCGTTGTCATTGTCGATGGTGCGGTCGTGGATAAAAAAGAACAGGTTATTACCCCAGAGCAGCAGAAACTGCTGGCTGTATTATTGCGGGAATGCTCTATTAAAACCGCCGTTGCCATGGCTGTGGAAATTACCGGTGTTAGAAAAAAATTGCTATACCAGGCAGCGCTGGATATGCAATAA
- a CDS encoding peptidoglycan D,D-transpeptidase FtsI family protein — protein sequence MLDFQDNRKASTQTGDFSGRRKFVMVFMMSCMAILVGRAVDLQVLNKQFLKDQGDMRQVDDVSVSAYRGMIKDRNGEPLAISTPVQSIWVNPKELKFAPKDQVRQMEKLLDLPNGKVTELLKEDTTRQFAYIARRINPGLADQVKELKLAGVYFEREFKRFYPTGGVSAHLVGFTNVDDIGQEGLEAGYEKALKGTPGSKRVIRDGQRRIIDDIENIKEPVSGKNLELSIDQRIQYLAYRELQLAVEKHKAKSGTLVVLDAKNGEILAAVNQPSFNPNTRKNLKESLYRNRTMTDVFEPGSTVKPLVVAAALDGDYVRPDEVFETNGMFRVGRHLVRDVHNYGTMTLTDVLKKSSNVAVSQMALEMPPAYFWGLYDKLGFGTATGAGFPGEASGSLLDYHKWHPFEQATLSFGYGLNVTAVQLARAYTALADDGILHSVSLLKRDEDEDMRRVFSAKTARRVRAMMETVVTKDGTAYEARVDGYRVAGKTGTAKKAGAGGYVDKAYQAVFAGMAPASDPRLIIVVMIDEPSAGQYYGGIVSAPVFSKVMAGALRVLGVAPDQEDTMPVLLTQKAP from the coding sequence ATGTTAGATTTTCAAGACAACAGGAAAGCAAGCACGCAAACCGGTGATTTCTCTGGCAGAAGGAAGTTTGTCATGGTTTTCATGATGAGTTGTATGGCGATATTGGTCGGACGAGCGGTTGATCTGCAGGTACTGAATAAACAGTTTCTGAAAGATCAGGGCGACATGAGACAGGTGGATGACGTATCCGTATCGGCCTATAGAGGCATGATCAAAGATAGAAACGGCGAACCTTTGGCGATCAGTACGCCTGTGCAGTCCATATGGGTGAATCCCAAGGAGCTTAAGTTCGCTCCGAAAGATCAAGTCCGGCAAATGGAAAAACTGTTGGACCTGCCGAATGGCAAAGTAACAGAACTGCTCAAAGAGGATACTACTCGGCAATTCGCGTATATCGCTCGCCGGATCAATCCCGGATTGGCCGATCAGGTAAAAGAGTTAAAACTGGCCGGTGTGTACTTCGAGCGCGAATTCAAGCGTTTTTATCCTACGGGCGGCGTTTCGGCGCATTTGGTGGGTTTCACCAATGTGGACGATATCGGGCAGGAAGGGCTTGAGGCCGGGTATGAAAAAGCCTTGAAAGGCACTCCGGGCAGTAAACGGGTCATCAGGGACGGACAGCGCCGAATTATTGACGACATTGAAAACATTAAAGAGCCGGTTTCGGGAAAAAATCTCGAATTAAGCATTGATCAGCGCATCCAGTATCTGGCATATCGGGAATTGCAGCTGGCCGTTGAAAAGCATAAAGCCAAATCAGGCACTCTAGTGGTATTGGATGCAAAAAACGGAGAGATTCTGGCGGCAGTGAATCAGCCGTCTTTCAATCCGAATACCCGCAAGAATCTGAAAGAAAGCTTATACAGGAATCGGACAATGACGGATGTCTTCGAGCCGGGTTCGACGGTTAAGCCTTTAGTAGTTGCGGCGGCTTTGGACGGCGATTACGTTCGCCCCGATGAGGTTTTCGAAACCAACGGCATGTTTCGAGTCGGGCGCCATCTGGTCAGGGATGTACATAATTATGGCACCATGACTTTGACGGATGTGCTGAAGAAGTCCAGCAACGTGGCTGTCAGCCAGATGGCATTGGAGATGCCCCCAGCCTATTTCTGGGGCCTGTATGACAAGCTGGGATTTGGTACGGCGACCGGAGCCGGCTTTCCAGGCGAAGCCAGCGGTAGTTTGCTCGATTATCACAAATGGCATCCTTTTGAGCAGGCGACCTTGTCGTTCGGTTACGGTTTGAATGTAACCGCCGTGCAACTAGCTAGGGCTTATACGGCGCTGGCCGACGACGGCATTCTGCACTCGGTCAGTTTATTGAAGCGGGATGAAGATGAAGATATGCGGCGCGTGTTTTCAGCCAAGACCGCCAGGCGCGTCAGAGCGATGATGGAAACCGTAGTGACGAAAGACGGTACGGCTTATGAGGCCAGAGTCGATGGCTATAGAGTCGCCGGTAAAACCGGAACGGCAAAAAAAGCCGGGGCCGGAGGCTATGTCGATAAAGCCTATCAGGCTGTTTTTGCTGGCATGGCGCCGGCTAGCGACCCTAGGCTGATTATCGTGGTCATGATTGACGAACCTTCCGCCGGCCAATATTACGGCGGCATAGTTTCGGCGCCGGTGTTCTCCAAAGTCATGGCCGGCGCGTTAAGAGTACTGGGCGTAGCGCCTGACCAGGAAGACACCATGCCGGTGCTGCTGACGCAGAAAGCCCCATGA